The proteins below are encoded in one region of Toxoplasma gondii ME49 chromosome IV, whole genome shotgun sequence:
- the MDH gene encoding malate dehydrogenase MDH (encoded by transcript TGME49_318430~Product name based on PMID:18336823.), with amino-acid sequence MQDPSGHGNRPRAALVQLQESWVCCAAPNSVFSADIRTVAQMFSPPCASRRPRVGFSQATLCAGRLPVSRFCSLLSFSDLPPRQDTRLFPSSFLNGVASEKTLAFLPYPLPRESVSGGSVQAPGAPVSGVRHDKFAFRLSPGSRPGSVSRFRFHRPSSSATAARHLQGESRPFASCPVTPEATPFPQPVPSSFFKMSRRKIGLIGGGNIGATLALLSAVKELGDVVMFDVVQDLPQGKCLDLYQLTPISGVDVRFEGSNDYSVLKDADVIIVTAGVPRKPGMSRDDLLAINAKIMGQVGEAIKQYCPNAFVICITNPLDVMVYILREKCGLPPHKVCGMAGVLDSARLRTFLSERLNVSVDDIHALVMGGHGDTMVPLPRFTTVGGIPLPELVKMGMISQQEVDDIVQRTRNGGGEIVSLLKTGSAFFAPAAAGVLMAEAYLKDRKRVLPCAAYLNGEYGVKDMYVGVPCVIGAGGVEKIVELDLTPEEKKMFERSVESVKTLLAAAPKSA; translated from the exons ATGCAGGACCCTTCAGGACACGGAAATCGACCACGGGCTGCGTTGGTGCAACTGCAGGAATCGTGGGTTTGCTGTGCTGCACCGAATTCGGTCTTTTCCGCAGACATTCGCACTGTTGCGCAGATGTTCTCTCCACCGTGTGCCTCTCGTCGACCTCGTGTTGGCTTTTCCCAGGCAACACTGTGTGCAGGACGCCTTCCagtctctcgtttctgctcCTTGCTCAGTTTCTCTGACCTACCGCCCAGGCAAGACACGCGGCTTTTCCCCTCGAGCTTCCTCAACGGCGTTGCCTCCGAAAAAACGTTGGCATTTCTCCCGTATCCTCTACCTCGAGAATCCGTTTCTGGCGGTTCCGTTCAGGCCCCCGGTGCTCCTGTCTCGGGTGTCAGGCACGACAAATTCGCGTTTCGACTTAGCCCTGGCAGCAGACCTggctctgtctcgcgcttccgCTTCCACCGTCCATCTTCCTCCGCGACCGCAGCCAGGCACCTACAAGGAGAATCTCGGCCGTTCGCTTCCTGCCCCGTCACACCGGAAGCGACCCCATTTCCGCAGCCAGTTCCTTCCAGCTTCTTCAAGATGTCTCGAAGAAAAATCGGCCTCATCGGCGGCGGCAACATCGGCGCCACGCttgcccttctctccgctgtcaAGGAACTCGGCGACGTCGTCATGTTCGACGTCGTCCAGG ACCTCCCGCAAGGAAAATGCCTCGATCTGTACCAGTTGACTCCGATCTCTGGAGTTGACGTTCGCTTCGAGGGCTCGAACGACTACAGCGTCCTCAAGGATGCGGATGTCATCATCGTCACTGCAGGG GTGCCTCGGAAGCCAGGTATGTCTCGCGACGACCTGCTGGCGATTAACGCGAAAATCATGGGCCAAGTTGGAGAAGCCATCAAGCAGTACTGCCCCAACGCATTCGTCATTTGCATCACGAATCCACTCG ATGTGATGGTCTACATCCTCCGCGAAAAATGCGGCTTGCCTCCCCACAAAGTTTGCGGCATGGCCGGCGTCCTCGACTCAGCTCGGCTTCGCACGTTTCTCTCGGAGCGTCTCAACGTCTCCGTCGATGACATCCACGCCCTCGTCATGGGTGGCCATGGAGACACCATGGTGCCCCTCCCTCGATTCACCACTG TGGGAGGCATCCCCCTGCCTGAGCTGGTGAAGATGGGTATGATTTCTCAACAAGAAGTCGACGATATCGTCCAACGCACTCGCAATGGAGGTGGAGAAATCGTCTC ATTGCTGAAGACGggctctgctttcttcgctcccgCGGCTGCGGGCGTCTTGATGGCCGAGGCGTACCTGAAGGACCGCAAACGCGTGCTGCCTTGTGCCGCCTATTTG AACGGAGAGTACGGTGTCAAGGACATGTATGTGGGCGTGCCGTGCGTGATCGGCGCGGGCGGCGTCGAGAAGATTGTCGAATTGGACTTGACGcctgaggagaagaagatgttCGAGCGCTCGGTTGAAAGTGTGAAGACGCTTCTCGCCGCTGCTCCAAAGTCAGCCTGA
- a CDS encoding 30S ribosomal protein S16, putative (encoded by transcript TGME49_318420): MVRHMFLPFYSKERGPPRIRMQVAGVKGKRFYKIVAANQRDPRDGKHMEVLGSYAPCTPSGVEELRLRFSRIKFWLAAGAAFNSKMGGLLGNAGLVPLPPPMFGWRTKARYTLLESVMQKQEKLRENQLREYFKTAEPVVYRQVSEDRDDVEQEGEKKEERIRKILR; encoded by the exons ATGGTGAGGCACATGTTTCTGCCGTTCTACTCGAAAGAGCGAGGACCCCCGCGCATTCGCATGCAAGTTGCGGGAGTGAAAGGAAAGCGGTTTTACAAGATCGTCGCTGCCAATCAGAGAGACCCTCGAGACGGAAAGCACATGGAG GTGCTCGGCAGCTACGCGCCGTGTACGCCTTCTGGGGTCGAAGAGCTCCGTCTGCGCTTTTCGCGAATCAAATTTTGGTTGGCCGCAGGCGCAGCGTTCAACTCCAAGATGGGAGGCCTGCTGGGGAATGCGGGACTCGTTCCGCTTCCGCCTCCGATGTTCGGCTGGCGCACAAAGGCGCGGTACACTCTCCTCGAGAGCGTCATgcagaagcaagagaaactgaga GAGAATCAACTGCGAGAGTACTTCAAGACAGCAGAACCTGTGGTCTACAGACAAGTCTCGGAGGATCGTGACGATGTAGagcaagaaggcgagaagaaggaagaacggaTCCGTAAAATTCTAAGGTAG
- a CDS encoding TCP-1 chaperonin, putative (encoded by transcript TGME49_318410), which translates to MVSIVNAKADVLRSTAALAANCNAAKGLQEVVKSNFGPHGTLKMLVGGAGQIKITKDGCVLLHEMQIQHPTASMIARAATAQDESTGDGTTSSVLLIGELLRQSERLVFEGVHPRLLCRGFDKARSKCLEVLDQLKVPVALSPLPDRELLHSVARTSLRTKLTADLAEKLTPDVVEAVCVIAKPGEAALDLFMIEILHMRHGLASETKLVKGMVMDHGARHPDMPTHLRKCYILTCNVSLEYEKSEVNSGFFYSSAEEREKMVEAERRFTDEKVKKIIELKRAVCTPENGCTFVVLNQKGIDPPSLDLFAKDGILALRRVKRRNMERLSLCCGGNPVNSVDDLTEADLGFADQVYEQTLGEEKYTFVDGVKNPHSCCILIKGPNDHTIAQIKDALRDGLRAVKNVFDDRAVVPGAGAFEIAAYAALQDFKKEVPGKEKLAIEAFAQAMLSIPKTLAENSGIDAQESVLILVDEYEKRKRQPVGLNLTTGDALSPSVEGIWDNYRVKKQMLSIAPTLAQQLLLVDEVLKAGKSMSRGA; encoded by the exons atGGTGTCGATTGTCAACGCGAAGGCGGACGTTCTGCGGTCGACGGCAGCTTTGGCTGCGAACTGCAACGCCGCGAAAGGCCTGCAGGAAGTCGTCAAATCGAACTTCGGACCTCATGGCACTCTGAAGATGCTTGTCGGAG GCGCAGGCCAGATCAAAATCACGAAGGACGGCTGCGTTCTCCTCCACGAAATGCAGATTCAACACCCCACAGCTTCCATGATTGCTCGCGCGGCAACGGCTCAAGACGAAAGCACTGGAGACGGAACCACCAGCAGCGTCCTCCTCATTGGGGAACTCCTCAGACAGTCTGAAAG ATTGGTTTTCGAGGGCGTCCATCCGCGGCTGCTCTGCAGAGGCTTTGATAAGGCGCGCTCCAAGTGTCTCGAAGTTCTCGACCAA CTGAAGGTGCCCGTCGCCCTGTCGCCGCTGCCCGACCGAGAGCTGCTCCACAGTGTCGCTCGAACTTCACTGAGGACGAAGTTGACGGCGGACTTGGCTGAAAAGCTCACTCCCGACGTCGTGGAGGCCGTCTGTGTCATTGCCAAGCCAGGCGAAGCTGCTCTCGACCTCTTCATGATTGAAATTCTCCACATGCGTCACGGCCTCGCCAGCGAGACGAAGCTCGTCAAG GGAATGGTGATGGATCATGGCGCGCGACATCCGGACATGCCTACGCACTTGAGGAAGTGCTACATCCTCACTTGCAACGTTTCTCTGGAGTATGAAAAGTCAGAAGTGAATTCTGGATTTTTCTACTCTTCTGCCGAGGAGCGCGAAAAGATGGTCGAGGCTGAGAGACGGTTCACTGACGAGAAAGTCAAGAAAATCATCGAACTCAAGAGAGCT GTTTGTACGCCGGAGAATGGTTGCACGTTCGTCGTTCTCAACCAGAAGGGCATTgatccgccttctctcgaccTCTTCGCTAAGGACGGCATCTTGGCTCTTCGCAGG GTGAAGAGACGCAACATGGAACGGCTTTCGCTGTGCTGCGGAGGCAATCCCGTGAACAGCGTCGACGACTTGACTGAAGCCGATCTCGGCTTTGCAGACCAGGTCTACGAACAGACTCTCGGAGAGGAAAAGTACACATTCGTCGACGGAGTGAAGAATCCGCATTCGTGCTGCATCCTGATCAAAGGTCCAAACGACCATACCATTGCTCAG atCAAAGACGCCCTCCGAGACGGCCTCCGCGCGGTGAAAAATGTCTTCGACGACCGCGCCGTCGTCCCAGGCGCCGGCGCGTTTGAAATCGCCGCCTACGCTGCTCTGCAg GATTTCAAGAAGGAGGTGCCGGGAAAAGAGAAGCTCGCGATCGAGGCCTTTGCTCAGGCCATGCTGTCGATTCCAAAGACGCTCGCAGAGAACAGCGGGATCGATGCTCAGGAGTCCGTCTTGATTCTCGTCGATGAAtacgagaagagaaagcgacaacCGGTCGGCCTCAACCTCACCACCGGCGACGCcctctcgccctctgtcGAAG GCATCTGGGATAACTACCgagtgaagaagcagatgctgtcgatcgCGCCGACTCTTGcgcagcagcttctcttgGTTGACGAGGTCCTGAAAGCAGGGAAATCCATGTCTCGCGGCGCATGA